Proteins encoded within one genomic window of Girardinichthys multiradiatus isolate DD_20200921_A chromosome 21, DD_fGirMul_XY1, whole genome shotgun sequence:
- the sec22c gene encoding vesicle-trafficking protein SEC22c isoform X2 — MSLILFAFVVRVRDGLPLSASTNFEHNKELQERKQQLRTISKSLARFPDRGTIKGQKLNIYVVSSEGVSYMSVCHSSLPAAKAFCFLEDLRWEFTACFNNTVISLAARPYPFLEFDSTIQKLKQQYNQSGGPALEVTLAEVQEDLRIRPPQVINLDEVELSNGTANGHIDQTAASGINQRLEPVTAPGILSLVLNIMCASLNVIRGVHLVGNTFQDDYEGIWNVVAFFLAFICCAFQCHLYLFHSSLKKLKSFVLLSIIVLCNLYLLGMRNIWQLLFHISVASFSTSLTLTRRFQQRTNDCGV, encoded by the exons ATGTCTCTGATCCTGTTTGCGTTCGTGGTGCGGGTCAGGGATGGACTCCCCCTGTCAGCTTCCACAAACTTTGAGCACAATAAAGAGCTCCAGGAGAGGAAGCAGCAGCTCAGGACCATCAGCAAGTCACTGGCCCGTTTTCCTGACAGAGGAACCATTAAGGGCCAGAAGCTCAATATATA CGTCGTCTCCTCAGAGGGTGTATCCTACATGAGCGTGTGCCACAGCAGCCTCCCCGCTGCTAAAGCCTTCTGCTTCCTGGAAGATTTGCGTTGGGAGTTCACAGCATGCTTCAACAACACTGTCATTTCCCTGGCAGCCAGGCCATATCCATTTTTGGAATTTG ACAGCACTATTCAAAAACTGAAGCAGCAGTACAACCAGAGTGGAGGTCCTGCACTAGAGGTGACTCTTGCAGAGGTCCAAGAGGACCTGAGGATCCGTCCACCACAAGTGATTAATCTGGATGAAGTGGAGCTGTCCAATGGGACAGCAAATGGACACATAGACCAAACTGCTGCATCTG GTATAAATCAGAGGCTTGAACCAGTGACAGCCCCGGGCATCCTTTCTTTGGTCCTTAATATCATGTGTGCATCTTTGAATGTGATCCGCGGGGTGCACCTTGTAGGGAACACCTTCCAG GATGACTACGAAGGCATTTGGAACGTTGTGGCATTTTTCCTTGCATTCATCTGCTGTGCTTTTCAG TGCCACCTCTACCTGTTCCACTCGTCTCTGAAGAAGCTGAAGTCATTCGTCCTTTTGAGCATAATTGTCCTATGCAACTTGTACCTGCTCGGCATGAGGAACATATGGCAGCTCCTCTTCCACATTTCCGTGGCCTCCTTCTCCACCTCACTCACTCTCACTCGCAGATTCCAGCAGAGAACCAATGACTGTGGAGTCTGA
- the sec22c gene encoding vesicle-trafficking protein SEC22c isoform X1: protein MSLILFAFVVRVRDGLPLSASTNFEHNKELQERKQQLRTISKSLARFPDRGTIKGQKLNIYVVSSEGVSYMSVCHSSLPAAKAFCFLEDLRWEFTACFNNTVISLAARPYPFLEFDSTIQKLKQQYNQSGGPALEVTLAEVQEDLRIRPPQVINLDEVELSNGTANGHIDQTAASAGINQRLEPVTAPGILSLVLNIMCASLNVIRGVHLVGNTFQDDYEGIWNVVAFFLAFICCAFQCHLYLFHSSLKKLKSFVLLSIIVLCNLYLLGMRNIWQLLFHISVASFSTSLTLTRRFQQRTNDCGV from the exons ATGTCTCTGATCCTGTTTGCGTTCGTGGTGCGGGTCAGGGATGGACTCCCCCTGTCAGCTTCCACAAACTTTGAGCACAATAAAGAGCTCCAGGAGAGGAAGCAGCAGCTCAGGACCATCAGCAAGTCACTGGCCCGTTTTCCTGACAGAGGAACCATTAAGGGCCAGAAGCTCAATATATA CGTCGTCTCCTCAGAGGGTGTATCCTACATGAGCGTGTGCCACAGCAGCCTCCCCGCTGCTAAAGCCTTCTGCTTCCTGGAAGATTTGCGTTGGGAGTTCACAGCATGCTTCAACAACACTGTCATTTCCCTGGCAGCCAGGCCATATCCATTTTTGGAATTTG ACAGCACTATTCAAAAACTGAAGCAGCAGTACAACCAGAGTGGAGGTCCTGCACTAGAGGTGACTCTTGCAGAGGTCCAAGAGGACCTGAGGATCCGTCCACCACAAGTGATTAATCTGGATGAAGTGGAGCTGTCCAATGGGACAGCAAATGGACACATAGACCAAACTGCTGCATCTG cagGTATAAATCAGAGGCTTGAACCAGTGACAGCCCCGGGCATCCTTTCTTTGGTCCTTAATATCATGTGTGCATCTTTGAATGTGATCCGCGGGGTGCACCTTGTAGGGAACACCTTCCAG GATGACTACGAAGGCATTTGGAACGTTGTGGCATTTTTCCTTGCATTCATCTGCTGTGCTTTTCAG TGCCACCTCTACCTGTTCCACTCGTCTCTGAAGAAGCTGAAGTCATTCGTCCTTTTGAGCATAATTGTCCTATGCAACTTGTACCTGCTCGGCATGAGGAACATATGGCAGCTCCTCTTCCACATTTCCGTGGCCTCCTTCTCCACCTCACTCACTCTCACTCGCAGATTCCAGCAGAGAACCAATGACTGTGGAGTCTGA